A genomic stretch from Prochlorococcus marinus str. MIT 9312 includes:
- a CDS encoding PulJ/GspJ family protein, whose protein sequence is MKFKNYFRKENGFTLVELILASSISLSTIMMGYFVLRNIIEGNKIDEIQFGLNSQVNDALDFIIDEVESGERIIDKESDIRSLNNNCSFPSDSEFIFGIKLPNQALAKSDYIKGGDQFNLSQIDCPIVYSLKQSTNQENGPYELIRYGPQFNEKGFYLSPSFNDFQNSTILENISSKENYQKIKCNNSWKSLKTMRGLSYCIDNFNKAIEIQIKVEDNKNKIANNPNTSLLSSGGFSRVQDSSQISLIPPPSLSSGNAPNCIGGECCWLGVCLKSRKITFMLDISENMDDNFEHRNGEIIKGRWTQSSPEFLRPRINGKGLITYAISSLKDHLNRLPTSESDQVYFQIIAFNNTTQKYPDSSPIKLSNSTRLAAFEFLDNLTTEGFSKPWDGLCSALVNESTEQVILVSSSVPSNSEGTCAGRSASSSNDYAEIIEEYNRDSRSLNNQGSLIIDTVSYFHNFCDSNKNYLNDNWMGRISMGDESQCTYIK, encoded by the coding sequence ATGAAATTCAAGAATTACTTTAGGAAAGAAAATGGATTCACATTAGTTGAACTAATTCTAGCTTCTTCAATTTCACTATCGACAATTATGATGGGGTATTTTGTTCTTAGAAATATCATTGAAGGAAATAAAATAGATGAAATTCAGTTTGGATTAAATTCCCAAGTAAATGATGCTTTAGATTTTATTATTGATGAAGTAGAGAGTGGTGAAAGAATAATTGATAAGGAATCAGATATAAGGTCTTTAAATAATAATTGTTCATTTCCTTCAGATAGTGAATTTATCTTTGGAATAAAGTTACCGAACCAAGCTTTAGCAAAAAGTGATTATATAAAAGGAGGAGATCAGTTCAACTTAAGTCAAATTGATTGTCCAATAGTATATTCTTTAAAACAAAGTACAAACCAAGAAAACGGCCCATATGAATTAATTAGATATGGGCCTCAATTTAATGAAAAAGGTTTTTATTTATCACCTTCATTTAATGATTTTCAGAATTCTACTATTCTTGAAAATATATCTTCAAAAGAAAATTATCAGAAAATTAAGTGCAATAATTCTTGGAAGTCCCTCAAAACTATGCGTGGTCTTTCTTACTGTATCGATAATTTTAATAAGGCAATAGAAATTCAAATCAAAGTAGAGGATAATAAAAATAAAATTGCAAATAACCCTAATACTTCATTACTTTCTTCAGGTGGATTTAGCAGAGTTCAGGACTCATCTCAAATTAGTTTGATTCCACCTCCATCCTTAAGTAGTGGAAATGCGCCAAATTGTATTGGAGGTGAATGCTGTTGGCTAGGAGTTTGTTTGAAGTCAAGAAAAATTACTTTCATGCTGGACATCTCAGAAAATATGGATGATAATTTTGAACATAGAAATGGCGAAATTATTAAAGGAAGATGGACTCAATCAAGTCCTGAATTTCTTAGGCCTAGAATTAATGGAAAAGGTTTAATAACTTATGCTATTTCTTCACTTAAAGATCATCTAAATAGGCTTCCGACATCTGAGAGTGACCAGGTTTATTTTCAAATAATTGCATTTAATAATACAACTCAGAAATACCCTGATTCTTCGCCAATAAAATTATCAAATTCAACAAGATTGGCTGCATTCGAATTCCTTGATAATTTAACAACCGAGGGCTTTTCCAAACCTTGGGATGGTTTGTGTTCTGCATTAGTAAATGAATCTACAGAACAAGTTATTTTAGTATCTAGTAGTGTGCCCTCAAATTCAGAAGGAACTTGCGCAGGAAGATCAGCATCTTCTTCAAACGATTATGCTGAAATTATCGAGGAATATAACCGTGATAGCAGAAGCTTAAATAATCAAGGTTCCTTGATAATAGATACAGTTTCCTATTTTCATAATTTTTGCGATTCCAATAAAAATTATCTGAATGATAACTGGATGGGAAGAATTTCAATGGGAGATGAATCGCAATGTACTTATATTAAATAG
- a CDS encoding type IV pilin protein, protein MKNLLKENKISKTISFFSPVIRKEKVLKNVIKKSLNDEGFTLVELIVVVMMIGILSSIAIPQFMSAADKAKQKEASAIVASLVKSATAYNTEYGALPRDMGELSEYAMFQRCDHNDVASEGGSVCKGSTPKKVPENVTQFFSTSGHYNINLRRTNGNSVFKVRALPNGGAYAQNGSGVTGCYNPAQGVSQVKEMTSKSTGKGVGNVPDWPAIQCGTGSDGA, encoded by the coding sequence ATGAAAAACTTATTAAAAGAAAACAAAATTTCTAAAACCATTTCCTTCTTTAGTCCAGTTATTAGAAAAGAGAAGGTTTTAAAAAATGTTATTAAAAAGTCCTTAAATGATGAAGGATTCACTTTAGTAGAACTAATTGTTGTAGTTATGATGATTGGAATTCTTTCATCTATAGCTATTCCTCAATTCATGTCTGCTGCTGACAAGGCAAAGCAAAAAGAGGCATCAGCTATTGTTGCATCATTAGTAAAGTCGGCCACGGCATATAATACAGAATATGGGGCTCTCCCAAGAGATATGGGTGAATTAAGCGAATATGCAATGTTTCAAAGATGTGATCATAATGATGTGGCATCCGAAGGTGGATCAGTATGTAAAGGAAGCACGCCTAAAAAAGTTCCAGAAAATGTTACTCAATTCTTTTCAACTTCTGGTCACTACAATATAAATCTTAGGAGAACAAATGGTAATTCTGTTTTTAAAGTTCGCGCATTACCTAATGGAGGAGCTTATGCCCAAAATGGCAGTGGTGTAACAGGTTGTTATAATCCTGCTCAGGGGGTTTCTCAAGTTAAAGAAATGACTTCTAAATCAACTGGTAAAGGAGTTGGTAATGTACCAGATTGGCCCGCGATTCAATGCGGTACAGGTTCTGATGGAGCGTAA
- a CDS encoding GspE/PulE family protein: protein MVNKEIIVSDIQKSLNNRVCEDAGIIPVSIEFGVIEIGAMNPDFIRVKEVITDIKRRFNVEVVLKQITASEWEEWFENNSSISLTDENQLKNGIEDTSDEINIQSKSTEDLKSDNLNDEIDNFDIVENEENNNSIDINYSNETNNFHYESKEIKEKPFEEDVENDNALIKLAQTNLGEDFENDVDSFFGDEITKSKDPVISGVASLLSKCFSLNASDVHIEPLEDRLRIRYRIDGMLEEVFAFPRSHISPIVSRLKIMSNLDIAEKRIPQDGRIRCLLRGRKSDFRVSTLPGKWGEKVVLRVLESDSSVLNLSKLITEKSELDLIRIMSKTPYGIVVVVGPTGSGKSTTLYSMLSELNSPGVNISTVEDPVEYTLDGIHQVQVIREKGLDFSRALRSLMRQDPDIILVGETRDKETAQAAMEAALTGHMVFTTLHANDTATAITRLSEMNIPPYLIGASIIGVVAQRLVRKVCLSCSSVKSLSKGKDDRAIKYGLNKARIINETSNDSKSRSCPVCGGSGYKGRVGIYEVMKINENLRELIMKESTADVIRSKAFLVEGRSLLDYGMELVKKELTTIEEVERVCLLEEPLPEES, encoded by the coding sequence ATGGTTAATAAAGAAATTATAGTCAGTGATATTCAAAAGAGTTTGAATAATAGAGTTTGTGAAGATGCTGGAATAATTCCTGTGAGTATTGAGTTTGGGGTAATTGAAATAGGAGCAATGAATCCAGATTTTATTAGAGTTAAAGAAGTAATAACTGATATTAAGAGACGTTTTAATGTTGAAGTTGTATTAAAACAAATAACTGCATCTGAATGGGAAGAATGGTTTGAAAATAATTCATCAATATCATTGACTGATGAAAATCAATTAAAAAATGGAATAGAAGATACTAGTGATGAAATAAATATCCAATCAAAATCAACTGAAGATCTTAAGAGTGATAATCTAAATGATGAAATAGATAATTTTGATATTGTAGAAAATGAGGAAAACAATAATTCAATAGATATTAATTATTCAAATGAAACTAATAACTTTCATTATGAATCCAAAGAAATTAAAGAAAAGCCATTTGAAGAAGATGTTGAAAACGATAATGCTTTAATTAAACTCGCACAAACTAATTTAGGTGAAGATTTTGAAAATGATGTAGATAGTTTTTTTGGAGATGAAATTACAAAATCTAAGGATCCAGTGATATCTGGTGTTGCATCATTGTTAAGTAAGTGTTTCTCTCTTAATGCTTCAGATGTACACATAGAACCCCTTGAAGACAGATTAAGAATACGCTATAGAATTGATGGAATGCTCGAAGAGGTATTCGCTTTCCCAAGATCTCATATCAGTCCAATTGTAAGCAGACTTAAGATAATGAGTAATTTAGACATAGCTGAAAAAAGAATACCGCAAGATGGAAGAATAAGATGTTTGCTAAGAGGAAGAAAGTCTGATTTTAGAGTTAGCACACTACCAGGTAAATGGGGTGAAAAAGTTGTTCTCAGAGTTTTAGAAAGCGATAGTTCAGTACTTAATCTTTCAAAGTTAATAACTGAAAAAAGTGAATTAGATTTAATAAGAATAATGTCTAAAACTCCCTATGGAATTGTCGTTGTAGTAGGTCCAACTGGAAGTGGAAAATCCACTACTTTATACTCTATGTTGAGTGAATTAAACTCTCCTGGAGTCAATATTAGTACTGTTGAGGATCCAGTTGAATACACTTTGGATGGTATTCATCAAGTGCAAGTAATTAGAGAGAAAGGTCTTGATTTCTCAAGAGCTTTGAGATCGTTGATGAGGCAAGATCCAGATATAATTTTAGTAGGTGAGACTAGAGATAAAGAAACTGCCCAAGCCGCCATGGAAGCAGCATTAACTGGACATATGGTTTTTACTACTCTTCATGCAAATGATACTGCGACCGCAATTACCCGTCTCTCTGAAATGAATATTCCTCCATATTTGATTGGAGCATCAATCATAGGAGTTGTTGCTCAAAGATTAGTTAGAAAAGTTTGTTTGTCATGTAGTTCTGTTAAATCTTTAAGTAAAGGGAAAGATGACAGAGCTATAAAATATGGATTAAATAAAGCAAGAATAATAAATGAAACTAGCAATGACTCAAAGAGTAGATCATGTCCAGTTTGTGGTGGGAGCGGATATAAAGGTAGAGTTGGGATTTATGAAGTTATGAAAATAAATGAAAATTTGCGAGAATTAATTATGAAAGAAAGTACCGCAGATGTAATAAGGTCAAAAGCTTTTTTAGTAGAAGGAAGGAGTTTATTAGATTATGGAATGGAACTTGTAAAAAAAGAATTAACTACTATTGAAGAAGTAGAAAGAGTATGCCTGCTTGAGGAGCCATTACCTGAGGAATCATGA
- a CDS encoding type II secretion system protein GspD, with translation MVIRKLAIYSFAGIILSLNLAINANTSNKNFSVNRNVLTKNKNLNEKKIKPQVIFLAENQYQSNKIDIDDSKPIANPNLINIKGPKISIILNKTPAKKAFEYLAKLGNYGFVWIKNDPTNKDEKGSGKADDQRLITLNMKNVNFRRAFNAIIIASGLQAKIYNNVIYVGPNVRNTVFTYRETAIIQLNQITASSAADYLANLGARVTKTFTVSTSVTEGASQSQSIQGGASSSTTTSQSDTKVKTYGADIGPLVGLIATTDERLQTITLVGEKNILRLAKSYLKNLDKRQKQVALNVKVLDVNLSDKDSFSQSWFLPFGSGSPYIITQSPNLKAGIGPDRLGKFVSSELTASIQKGTTKVLASPTLILNESGGSAGDGSSIGRRLANEGFVEVGDQVPVNATFVEGSGCNFTYDLVGIKLGAKVLGIDRNRFVTFAMTPIVTGISGTQTITNCGEVNLLNTRRLDTGAVRIKNGETLVLTGVIQDSDIETLVKFPILGDLPIMGPLFRSTSKEVGKRELIVLVTPRIIDDKGDNLKNYDFKLNNKESIDLINSLKD, from the coding sequence ATGGTTATAAGAAAATTAGCAATTTATTCTTTTGCAGGAATAATATTAAGCCTAAATTTAGCCATTAATGCAAATACATCAAATAAAAACTTTTCTGTTAATAGGAATGTTCTCACAAAAAACAAAAATTTAAATGAAAAAAAAATTAAGCCTCAAGTAATATTTCTAGCCGAAAATCAATATCAATCTAATAAGATTGATATTGATGACTCCAAACCTATTGCAAATCCAAATTTAATAAATATAAAAGGTCCTAAGATATCAATAATATTAAACAAAACACCTGCTAAAAAGGCGTTCGAGTACCTAGCTAAATTGGGGAATTATGGTTTCGTGTGGATTAAAAATGATCCAACTAATAAAGATGAGAAAGGATCCGGAAAAGCTGATGATCAAAGACTAATTACTTTGAATATGAAAAATGTTAATTTTAGACGTGCATTTAACGCCATTATTATTGCTAGTGGATTACAAGCAAAAATCTATAACAACGTAATTTATGTAGGACCAAATGTAAGGAATACAGTTTTCACTTATAGAGAAACAGCAATAATCCAATTAAATCAAATTACAGCTAGTTCTGCCGCAGATTATCTAGCCAATTTAGGAGCAAGAGTTACTAAAACTTTTACAGTAAGTACTTCGGTTACTGAAGGTGCCTCTCAGTCACAAAGTATTCAAGGTGGAGCTTCTTCATCAACTACTACATCACAATCAGACACAAAAGTAAAAACTTACGGAGCGGATATTGGTCCTCTCGTTGGGTTAATAGCTACTACAGATGAAAGACTTCAAACCATAACTCTTGTTGGAGAAAAAAATATACTTAGATTAGCTAAATCTTATCTTAAAAATTTAGATAAAAGACAAAAACAAGTTGCTTTAAATGTAAAAGTTTTAGATGTAAACCTTTCGGACAAAGATTCATTTTCTCAATCTTGGTTCCTTCCATTTGGCTCTGGATCACCATACATAATTACTCAATCTCCAAATTTAAAAGCAGGCATTGGGCCAGATCGTTTAGGTAAATTTGTAAGTAGTGAGCTAACAGCAAGTATTCAAAAAGGTACTACAAAAGTTCTTGCTAGTCCTACACTAATATTAAATGAATCAGGAGGTTCTGCTGGTGATGGCTCTTCAATAGGACGAAGACTAGCAAATGAAGGTTTTGTTGAAGTAGGAGATCAAGTACCTGTTAATGCAACTTTTGTAGAAGGTTCTGGTTGTAATTTTACATATGATTTAGTAGGAATAAAACTTGGAGCGAAAGTTCTGGGAATAGATAGAAATAGATTTGTTACATTTGCAATGACTCCAATAGTTACCGGAATTTCTGGAACTCAGACAATTACAAATTGCGGAGAAGTTAACCTTTTAAACACCCGAAGATTAGATACTGGTGCCGTGAGAATAAAAAATGGTGAAACCTTAGTACTCACAGGAGTAATTCAAGATTCAGATATAGAAACATTAGTAAAATTTCCGATATTAGGAGATCTTCCTATTATGGGCCCGCTTTTCCGTTCCACTTCAAAAGAAGTTGGCAAAAGAGAATTAATAGTTTTAGTAACCCCAAGAATTATTGACGATAAAGGGGATAATCTCAAAAACTATGATTTTAAGCTTAACAATAAAGAATCTATTGATTTAATTAATTCCCTTAAAGATTAA
- the rluF gene encoding 23S rRNA pseudouridine(2604) synthase RluF, translating to MATRINKYLSEVGYCSRRKADRLIEEGKVTINGKIPEIGAKVEDGDQVEVEGQRIKKSTKQKNIYLAFNKPIGVVCTTDRGVEPDNIIDFIKYPKRIFPIGRLDKSSEGLIFLTNDGDIVNKILRARNNHEKEYIVSVNRPINREFIQTMSNGVEILETKTKNCFVKKLGPKKFKIILTQGLNRQIRRMCESLGYRVQSLKRVRIMNIKLDLPIGKYREFTKEEISDLNALLKNSSKIFE from the coding sequence ATGGCTACTAGAATAAATAAATATTTAAGTGAAGTAGGTTATTGCTCTAGAAGAAAAGCAGATAGACTGATTGAAGAAGGAAAAGTAACTATTAATGGTAAGATTCCTGAAATAGGTGCCAAGGTGGAGGATGGTGATCAAGTAGAAGTTGAAGGTCAAAGAATAAAAAAATCTACGAAACAAAAAAACATATATTTAGCCTTTAATAAACCTATTGGAGTCGTTTGCACAACTGATAGGGGCGTAGAACCAGACAATATCATAGATTTCATTAAATATCCGAAAAGGATCTTCCCTATTGGAAGATTAGATAAGTCTAGTGAGGGGTTGATTTTTTTAACCAACGATGGAGATATTGTAAATAAAATACTCAGAGCAAGAAATAATCATGAAAAAGAATACATCGTAAGCGTTAATCGTCCAATTAATAGAGAATTTATTCAAACCATGAGTAATGGAGTTGAAATACTAGAAACCAAAACTAAGAATTGTTTTGTAAAAAAATTAGGGCCAAAAAAATTTAAAATCATACTCACTCAAGGACTTAACCGTCAGATTAGGAGAATGTGTGAGTCCTTAGGCTACAGAGTACAATCATTAAAGCGTGTAAGGATTATGAATATTAAGCTAGATTTACCAATAGGAAAATATCGCGAATTTACCAAAGAAGAAATCTCAGATTTAAATGCATTACTGAAAAACTCTTCAAAAATATTTGAATAA
- a CDS encoding type IV pilin protein yields MFSNLFVKDKKAFTLVELVVVVGIIGILSAIAIPSFRNTVYKTRQKEATTLLSSYLRSAEAYYVEFGSIVQNTSELGHFLKITGCCSVCSWDHNPKYCKSNSPMNFNDRELVSWRTDNGLYTIAMHPQAEELIYFIAYPEHEMGFQGYGVAACFSGKYGIKKIIENNNNLEKITHPPGCGENNDDWVHP; encoded by the coding sequence ATGTTTTCAAATTTATTTGTTAAAGATAAAAAAGCATTCACTTTAGTAGAGTTAGTAGTTGTCGTTGGCATTATTGGAATATTATCTGCAATAGCAATACCAAGTTTTCGAAACACCGTCTATAAAACTAGGCAAAAAGAAGCAACTACATTATTGTCTTCATATTTGAGATCTGCTGAAGCATATTATGTTGAATTTGGTTCGATAGTTCAAAATACCTCTGAACTTGGACATTTTTTGAAGATCACAGGTTGTTGTTCAGTTTGTAGTTGGGACCATAATCCAAAATATTGCAAATCAAATTCACCAATGAACTTTAATGATAGAGAATTAGTAAGTTGGAGAACTGATAACGGCCTATATACTATTGCTATGCATCCTCAGGCGGAAGAGTTAATTTATTTCATAGCTTATCCAGAACACGAAATGGGCTTCCAAGGTTATGGAGTTGCTGCATGCTTTAGTGGGAAATATGGAATTAAAAAAATTATTGAAAATAATAATAATTTAGAAAAGATTACACATCCACCAGGATGTGGAGAGAACAATGATGATTGGGTTCACCCGTAA
- a CDS encoding tetratricopeptide repeat protein, producing MESNKNNIDKSKNKLFKDNEFISQTKRAIHFARLGNFHASEKIFKELISKSKYDYLTLHRLAGISLRLGKENQYLYYLKETIKCKKDYGEAYAELGNYFTKVGQINNALNYFHMAVNFTPDLYGVYINIGNIFSDLGRNEEALKNYEKALSIKNDFPSTLYNIGNILFNKKDFNGAEKYFLKALSFEKNHVKSKIGLISIYSETFNIKSLRNFKSFIKNVGIKNGDEICRLMTFFYLDSSPQKQYLRAQNFSKKVFGDIQKINKMPIKINKKKIRVGYISSNFNDHPVLKVMDSIFKGHDKTSFEIYAYYLFKNDDDNTKKVKKYFDSFKNIASLSNKEMIKIIRSDELDIAVDLMGYTNRNKANIFNSRIAPIQINYLGFAGTTCIPNMDFLIADKFVIPKKNMKFYSEKIIYMPNCFINSIKYQYSNSKESIKLNLPPKSIVLAAFHMAFKLSEEVVNSWIKVLNQTENTYLWLKISNKLAKKNLISHFQSKNVDLKRILFAEKVDLYTEHISRYSKADLFLDTFNFNGHSTLVECIWSELPFITLAGESFASRVGASILHSLGLSELIAKSTDEYIEKVIFYTKNSHKLALIKNQIRKQKKEGDFFNQKLFVNQLEEKYKSCIKSFKST from the coding sequence ATGGAATCTAATAAGAATAATATTGATAAAAGTAAAAATAAACTATTTAAAGATAATGAATTTATATCACAAACAAAAAGAGCGATTCATTTCGCTAGATTGGGCAATTTTCATGCATCAGAAAAGATTTTTAAAGAATTAATTTCTAAATCTAAATATGATTACTTAACTTTACATAGATTAGCTGGAATATCATTAAGACTTGGGAAGGAGAATCAGTATCTCTATTACTTAAAAGAAACTATTAAATGTAAAAAAGACTATGGAGAAGCATATGCGGAATTAGGGAATTATTTCACAAAAGTTGGTCAAATTAATAATGCATTAAATTATTTCCATATGGCAGTTAATTTCACTCCGGATTTATATGGGGTTTATATAAATATTGGAAATATTTTTTCAGATTTAGGAAGAAATGAAGAAGCATTAAAAAATTATGAAAAAGCATTGAGCATCAAAAATGACTTTCCATCAACTTTATACAATATCGGTAATATTCTTTTTAACAAGAAAGATTTCAATGGTGCAGAGAAATATTTTCTTAAAGCACTTTCCTTTGAAAAAAATCATGTTAAATCAAAAATAGGATTAATAAGTATTTATTCAGAGACTTTCAATATAAAATCTCTAAGAAATTTTAAAAGTTTTATTAAAAATGTTGGAATAAAAAATGGTGATGAGATATGTAGGTTAATGACTTTTTTTTACTTAGATAGTTCTCCACAAAAACAATATTTAAGAGCACAAAATTTTTCCAAGAAAGTTTTTGGTGATATTCAAAAGATTAACAAAATGCCAATAAAAATAAACAAGAAAAAAATTAGAGTTGGTTATATATCATCAAATTTTAATGATCATCCAGTTTTAAAAGTAATGGATTCTATTTTTAAAGGTCATGATAAAACTAGCTTTGAAATATATGCTTATTACCTTTTTAAAAATGATGATGACAATACTAAAAAAGTAAAGAAATACTTTGATTCCTTTAAAAATATTGCATCATTATCCAATAAAGAAATGATAAAAATCATAAGATCTGATGAATTAGATATAGCAGTTGATCTTATGGGTTATACAAATAGAAATAAGGCGAACATTTTTAATTCAAGGATAGCTCCTATACAAATAAATTATTTGGGATTTGCAGGCACTACATGCATACCAAATATGGATTTTTTGATAGCTGATAAATTTGTAATTCCGAAAAAAAATATGAAATTTTATTCTGAAAAAATTATTTATATGCCCAACTGTTTTATTAACTCAATTAAATATCAATATTCAAATTCAAAAGAATCAATAAAATTGAATTTGCCACCAAAATCAATTGTACTTGCAGCATTTCACATGGCATTTAAATTATCCGAAGAAGTTGTTAACAGTTGGATAAAAGTTCTTAATCAAACAGAAAATACTTATTTATGGTTAAAAATTTCAAATAAACTTGCTAAAAAAAATTTAATTTCTCACTTTCAATCTAAAAATGTTGATTTAAAAAGAATTTTATTTGCTGAAAAGGTTGATCTTTATACTGAGCATATTTCAAGATATTCAAAAGCAGATCTCTTTTTAGACACTTTTAACTTTAATGGTCATTCAACACTTGTAGAGTGTATATGGTCCGAACTTCCTTTTATTACACTTGCTGGAGAAAGCTTTGCTTCAAGAGTTGGAGCAAGCATATTGCATTCTTTAGGGTTGTCAGAACTTATCGCCAAATCTACAGATGAATATATTGAAAAGGTCATTTTTTATACTAAGAATTCTCATAAGCTCGCATTAATTAAGAATCAAATCAGAAAACAAAAAAAAGAAGGGGATTTTTTTAATCAAAAACTATTTGTTAATCAACTGGAAGAAAAATACAAAAGTTGCATTAAAAGTTTTAAGTCAACTTAA
- a CDS encoding pilus assembly FimT family protein has product MRLPKNKIINCKGFSLLELIVAISIISITSSFVIPYSLTWLRTEKVNAYTRELSEFFRLIRLEARRWGSSCFIYTNSFDYESIRDDKKYMGFVVNCKYTSTPYDSSKMNVGRIQELVPALNNSFFQVVNNNFQVTPNGRISASKPIVVVIGSKYHKTRPKILNCITINIPTGQIKKGKFNTNSWLLDNMPVSQLSSNGILTPERCEF; this is encoded by the coding sequence ATGAGGTTGCCAAAAAATAAAATAATAAACTGCAAAGGTTTTAGTCTTTTAGAATTGATAGTTGCTATAAGTATCATTTCAATAACCTCCTCATTTGTTATCCCTTATTCTTTAACTTGGCTTAGAACGGAAAAGGTAAATGCTTATACAAGAGAACTTTCTGAATTCTTTAGATTAATTAGATTAGAGGCAAGGAGATGGGGATCTAGCTGCTTTATTTATACAAATAGTTTTGATTATGAATCTATTCGTGATGATAAAAAATATATGGGTTTTGTAGTGAATTGTAAATATACTTCAACGCCTTACGATAGTTCAAAAATGAATGTAGGAAGGATTCAAGAATTGGTTCCAGCATTAAACAATTCTTTTTTTCAAGTTGTAAATAATAATTTTCAAGTTACTCCAAATGGAAGGATATCAGCCTCAAAACCAATAGTTGTAGTTATAGGTTCTAAGTACCACAAAACAAGACCAAAAATTTTAAATTGCATTACGATAAATATCCCTACAGGTCAAATAAAAAAAGGGAAATTCAATACAAATTCTTGGTTATTGGATAATATGCCTGTAAGCCAATTATCGAGTAACGGGATTCTTACTCCCGAAAGATGCGAATTCTAA
- a CDS encoding class I SAM-dependent methyltransferase has product MIKKKTLDIPNWYTKYYKAHYEKKNKFRDDLLNPETLYQFLALNKCFVNSLNKISLNKKESKIIDIGCGSSSQLIKLVSLGFNQDNLFGIDINKVDINFAKKNYPLLNLSLQDATNLDFKNNYFDLTYESTMFVQITNNDISQKIANEMIRITKKGGYLILFDWRYGKFNNANFLACNKRRIKELFKVDKSTKLISIEKGMLIPPIGRFLSKNMSSIYFLFSRLFPFFIGQVAYILQKK; this is encoded by the coding sequence ATGATTAAAAAGAAAACTTTAGATATTCCAAACTGGTATACAAAATACTACAAAGCACATTATGAAAAAAAAAATAAATTTAGAGATGATCTTTTAAATCCAGAAACTTTGTATCAATTTTTGGCACTAAATAAATGCTTTGTGAATTCTCTAAATAAAATTAGCCTTAATAAAAAAGAATCCAAAATTATTGATATTGGTTGTGGTTCATCTAGTCAATTGATTAAATTAGTGTCGTTAGGTTTTAATCAAGATAATTTATTCGGGATTGATATAAATAAAGTTGATATTAATTTTGCAAAAAAAAATTATCCTCTACTTAATTTGTCTTTGCAAGATGCAACTAATCTTGATTTTAAAAATAATTATTTTGATTTAACTTATGAATCGACTATGTTTGTTCAAATAACAAATAATGATATTTCTCAAAAGATAGCAAATGAAATGATTCGGATAACAAAAAAAGGTGGGTACTTAATTTTGTTTGATTGGCGTTATGGGAAATTTAATAATGCCAACTTTTTAGCTTGTAACAAAAGAAGGATTAAGGAATTGTTCAAAGTCGATAAGTCAACAAAATTAATTTCAATAGAAAAAGGAATGTTGATTCCTCCCATAGGAAGATTCTTATCTAAAAATATGAGTTCAATTTACTTTCTTTTTTCAAGATTGTTTCCTTTCTTTATCGGTCAGGTTGCTTATATTCTTCAAAAAAAGTAA
- a CDS encoding DUF1651 domain-containing protein, whose translation MAKSHWLINPNRTELKRFIRNNKSIDGVFEYMFLDTGKIVGQLEKKPPVMTTTVSIDIDLAREIYDRLLSQGWTKTEEVWPKK comes from the coding sequence ATGGCTAAATCTCATTGGCTGATTAATCCAAACAGAACAGAATTAAAAAGATTCATAAGAAATAATAAGAGTATTGATGGAGTCTTTGAGTATATGTTTTTAGATACTGGAAAAATAGTTGGCCAGTTAGAAAAAAAACCACCTGTAATGACAACAACAGTTTCTATAGATATAGACTTAGCTAGAGAAATTTATGATAGATTACTTTCTCAGGGATGGACAAAAACTGAAGAAGTTTGGCCAAAAAAATAA